The proteins below come from a single Uloborus diversus isolate 005 chromosome 10, Udiv.v.3.1, whole genome shotgun sequence genomic window:
- the LOC129231622 gene encoding uncharacterized protein LOC129231622 translates to MEGSKERKEEKDLKSGNPLHGKEKVPLPENARSNWNVMPVRGKVTDKCLWSACKAMTAGFFFIVVGAGMATLGFYSDHLSTVEETKGNTTVWVKNESKDTHLGSLTYLGPVVMGIGGFTIVAACVMTFEARDTAAKIVPIWFRRTRIHVVSGGSGSTPSGRSSKASWERFLSQTRTSEDAGDSRSAVTQALVNFSKYLQNSVDANKISQHGNLPANQKAPGIRKCPSEPNLGKLLRDANGNNLQEAMTLLEASTPQPSQRTTYGGGLKTMTRSSKPQLLSVAPDTYRQAVSMDCPRVSSMNESDKESPMADKAAEHVLQTSERKGAPTLPFQTSCATSSSGSMSVDIYLPQGAVTLKVHDDMKDHKRFALRPGDSDESRGTKFSQQSDIQSFGDDDDFLVTDIDDSVFLNPDVALSTPQIVLETLDSRDSDMFSKAESGDNHFHSEYIEKTPVIEDWVSYPTAFISAGKNSESLEAYSPDESPKSLSPTQFSVDYTDKDSPGVSITSVISNPLSSRICDRHSLSQTDTSFFNVSSLGSMDSSQDINSPATFGPSSQFFLYNPESISEIKHSGTDESTISASVSHDIASRTQVNPSISESSRRHQSVTIDSDSNESGSKISSRKHSSLESAEIFSSKSQPRSANSPKRQQFSLESSDRASHDMLPTTFSRYLSPSGLTSPTSPSATVLTFSPRKSRSESLPERRQAPSLKRFPLLRQVALDAFAEEGGSTHRLDRSQTQISSKDNYFKQV, encoded by the coding sequence ATGGAAGGTAGTAAGGAGAGAAAAGAagagaaagatttaaaaagtgGAAATCCTCTCCATGGAAAAGAAAAAGTGCCTCTCCCCGAAAATGCTCGTTCTAACTGGAATGTAATGCCAGTAAGGGGTAAAGTCACAGATAAATGTTTGTGGTCTGCTTGCAAAGCTATGACGGCCGGATTCTTTTTTATAGTTGTAGGAGCTGGAATGGCAACACTCGGATTTTATTCTGATCATCTATCTACAGTGGAAGAAACGAAAGGTAACACTACAGTTTGGGTAAAAAATGAGAGCAAAGATACACATTTGGGAAGTCTTACCTATTTAGGGCCAGTAGTTATGGGTATTGGGGGTTTTACAATTGTCGCAGCTTGTGTTATGACATTTGAAGCTCGAGATACTGCGGCAAAAATTGTTCCGATTTGGTTTCGAAGAACAAGAATACATGTTGTTTCAGGAGGCAGTGGCAGCACACCCTCCGGAAGATCGAGTAAAGCCTCGTGGGAAAGATTTTTAAGTCAGACTAGGACGAGTGAAGATGCAGGGGATTCTAGATCAGCTGTTACTCAAGCGTTAGTAAATTTCAGCAAATATTTGCAGAACAGCGTTGATGCCAATAAAATTTCACAGCATGGCAATTTACCAGCTAACCAGAAGGCTCCAGGCATTCGTAAGTGTCCATCTGAACCAAATTTGGGAAAGCTATTGAGAGACGCAAATGGAAATAATCTTCAAGAAGCAATGACGTTACTCGAAGCTAGTACACCACAACCATCTCAACGAACTACCTATGGAGGAGGACTGAAAACAATGACAAGATCGTCGAAGCCCCAGCTGCTTTCGGTAGCCCCCGATACGTATCGTCAAGCCGTTTCGATGGATTGTCCAAGAGTAAGTAGCATGAACGAAAGTGATAAGGAAAGTCCGATGGCTGATAAAGCAGCTGAACATGTACTTCAAACATCTGAAAGAAAAGGGGCACCAACTCTTCCTTTTCAAACATCATGCGCTACCAGCTCAAGTGGCTCCATGTCTGTTGACATATATTTGCCTCAAGGAGCAGTAACTCTAAAAGTTCATGATGATATGAAAGATCATAAACGATTCGCCTTACGACCTGGTGACTCTGATGAGAGTCGAGGAACAAAATTTAGTCAACAAAGCGATATTCAATCGTttggtgatgatgatgatttttTGGTTACAGATATAGACGATAGCGTCTTTCTGAATCCGGATGTAGCTCTTTCAACACCTCAAATTGTTCTCGAAACCTTAGACTCTAGAGACTCAGATATGTTTTCAAAAGCAGAGAGCGGTGACAATCATTTTCATTCAGAATATATCGAAAAGACGCCAGTAATAGAAGACTGGGTGTCATATCCTACCGCCTTTATTTCTGCAGGAAAAAATTCCGAGTCCTTAGAAGCTTATTCACCTGATGAAAGTCCAAAATCTTTAAGTCCAACTCAGTTTTCTGTTGATTACACAGACAAAGACTCTCCTGGGGTTAGCATAACTTCCGTGATATCAAATCCATTATCATCTAGAATTTGTGATCGACATTCCCTCTCTCAGACGGATACAAGTTTTTTCAACGTCAGTTCCCTAGGGTCAATGGACTCTTCCCAGGATATCAATTCTCCGGCAACATTTGGCCCCAGTTCACAATTTTTCCTCTATAACCCAGAGTCTATATCGGAAATCAAACACTCAGGTACAGACGAAAGTACTATTTCTGCTAGTGTCTCACATGATATCGCAAGCAGAACTCAAGTGAATCCATCAATTTCCGAAAGCTCTAGAAGACACCAGTCGGTTACTATAGATTCAGATTCAAACGAAAGTGGAAGCAAAATAAGCTCTAGGAAGCACAGCTCTTTAGAATCGGCAGAAATATTTTCTTCGAAATCACAACCTCGAAGCGCTAACTCTCCTAAAAGACAACAGTTTTCTCTCGAAAGCTCAGACAGAGCCTCTCACGACATGCTGCCAACTACATTTTCTCGATATTTAAGTCCATCCGGGCTCACCTCTCCAACTTCACCTTCAGCAACGGTTCTTACATTTTCCCCGAGAAAAAGTCGTTCCGAGAGTTTACCTGAAAGACGACAGGCGCCATCTTTAAAGAGATTTCCTCTTCTCAGACAAGTTGCTCTTGATGCATTTGCTGAAGAAGGTGGTTCCACTCATCGTCTTGACCGTTCTCAAACACAGATTTCTTCCAAAGATAACTATTTTAAACAAGTCTGA